Proteins found in one Lysinibacillus fusiformis genomic segment:
- a CDS encoding antibiotic biosynthesis monooxygenase family protein translates to METYYAVIFTSQRTKQDGEGYGKMADLIDALAQQQPGFLRVESVRNEEGKGITVSYWESLEAIQAWKDNAKHLTAQQLGKDKWYTNYKVEICQMIKDYSFTK, encoded by the coding sequence ATGGAAACATATTATGCAGTGATTTTTACATCGCAAAGAACTAAACAAGATGGGGAAGGCTATGGCAAGATGGCTGACCTCATCGATGCCTTAGCACAGCAACAACCTGGTTTCCTTCGTGTGGAAAGTGTCAGAAACGAGGAAGGAAAGGGCATAACGGTGTCTTATTGGGAATCGCTAGAGGCTATCCAAGCATGGAAAGACAATGCCAAGCATTTGACGGCACAACAATTGGGTAAAGACAAATGGTACACAAATTATAAAGTGGAAATTTGCCAAATGATTAAAGATTATTCTTTTACCAAATAG